AAAGGATCTCAGATCAGATGCCTGAATCAAAACTCCAGGTCAAACTTCTCACCGGTACTCCCAACCCTGTTTCCCTGATCTATGCTGCATTCAGGCAGTGCTACAGTCCCGGCTTTGCAGGCGATCTGTGGCCCAGGCTGGTCAATGGGGATGTTTCCAGGGATGAGCAGGCCGGGTTCATTGCCAAGGTCCTTGAATCCGGCCATGACAGTCCCATAGAGCATGTCAGTTACAGCTTTGCGGTTCAGGGTGTTTCCAGGGCCCTGACCCACCAGCTGGTCAGGCACAGGATTGCGTCTTATTCCCAGCAGAGTCAGCGCTATGTTGATGAGAGTGGCTTTGAATATGTTCTTCCGCCGGCCATTGCCAGAATTCCCGAGGCCAGGAAAAGGTATGAGGATTTCATGAGCATGACCGGCCAGGCTTACAGGGATCTCAAGGCCATACTCCAGGAACATGGACGGGGAAAAAAAGCCAATGAAGACGCCAGATTTGTACTTCCCCAGGCAGCAGAATCCAAGATTGTCATAACCATGAACTGCCGCAGCCTGATTCATTTTTTTGAACTCCGGTGCTGTGAACGGGCTCAGTGGGAGATAAGGAAAATGGCCTGGAAGATGCTGAAGCTTTTAAGTACAGAGCTGCCGGTTATTTTTCAGCTGGCCGGTCCCAGATGCCGGCGCCTGGGATACTGCCCGGAGGGAGAGAAGTTCACCTGCGGGAAAATGCCCCTACAGCCCTAGTACAGGCTGGGCCAGTCCCTGACAAAGGTCTGAATTAGAGGTTCGTCCGAAGTCATGGCCGCAAATTCCAGATAGGAGACCATCCGGAAGACGAACACAGTCCAGATGATTACCGGACAGATGACAATGGCCGCCTTGTTCCTTAAAGGCTGGGGGCTCCGGACAATCCGCCACAGAACCAGAGAGGAAAGTACCAGGCATCCGGCATAGACTGCCCCGGGCAGGGCGGTATAGGTGTAGTCAAAGCTGAAGGGCATGACCAGGAAAAGCCAGGCACAGGTCAAGGGGGACAGGACCAGGAAGAAAATACCCCACCTGGCTCCAAAGCCCAGGGCAAAACGGTAGTAATCCCGACCGTAATCGTCCCTGTTTCTGCGTACCAGAAGATAGACCAGGCCGAGGGAGGCTCCGGCCCCTGCAGACAGGATAAAAACCTGAGTCAGAATGGGCAGGAAGATGGAGTCAAGGCCGGGAACAACCTCGGGTATGACCAGGAGCTCCCGGAAAACCCCCCAGAACAGCAGGGCCAGAAGCATCTTCATGGCAGACAGCCCCACAAGCCCGATGACAATATGAATGGTCTTGTGTTTTTTGAGCCGATTCCACAGAAAATAGTACAGGCTGAAGAAAAGGGAAGCAATAAAGCTCAGATAGATGCCGGTTTTCCAGAAAATATCGTATGTTACCCAGACTCCGGCACTCTGAAAGTAAGAAGATGACAAGACCCAGAGTCCAACCACGACAAGACTTACCGAATATACGAACACAAGCCCCAGCCTGGCGGCCTGGGCTGCAAACTTGTCCATGAACACCTTTTTGCGGACAATTCCTGTCAGTTCGCTCAAAAGGGCAATGGCTGGAAGTCCTGTTGAGCATCCCATGAGCATGACAGCCAGTCCTGTGGACATGGCATCGTATATCGAGTATTCCAAAACCATAGGTTCCTCCGGAAGTTCTGAGCAGGACAGCCCAGTGATCTTAAGGCCAGAATCTTGCCTTAAAACCATCTGCCAGGCAAGGATATTATGGTTCTGCAAAATCATATTTCTTGAAAATTTTCAAATGATAACTTACATATCCATCAATGAATCCCTATCTTTTGCTAAACCCGGACTGACAATCCACACCCCAGGGAGCCGAGCATGTTCTTAAGAAAAGCAGTTTTAACGGTCTGCCTGGCACTGCTTGCCGGCTGTGCCTATGGCCCACACCCAGGCAGTCTGCAAAGTCAGGAAAGAACCATTGGTGAGCTTGAAAGAAAAATACAGGACCATGAGCGCAGACTGGACCTGATCCGGGCTGATCTTGACCAGACCCGGACAAGTCTCGATCTTCTGCGTCAGGAAACAGCCCAGCGGATTATGGATCTGGAGCTGAACCTGGAGCCGGTCGGGGACGTGGCCGGACCACCCCCGGACACTTTGCAGCCAGAGTCTGGAAAGCAGGTCAGGACTGAGACGGTTCCGGCCC
This genomic window from Desulfonatronovibrio hydrogenovorans DSM 9292 contains:
- the thyX gene encoding FAD-dependent thymidylate synthase → MPESKLQVKLLTGTPNPVSLIYAAFRQCYSPGFAGDLWPRLVNGDVSRDEQAGFIAKVLESGHDSPIEHVSYSFAVQGVSRALTHQLVRHRIASYSQQSQRYVDESGFEYVLPPAIARIPEARKRYEDFMSMTGQAYRDLKAILQEHGRGKKANEDARFVLPQAAESKIVITMNCRSLIHFFELRCCERAQWEIRKMAWKMLKLLSTELPVIFQLAGPRCRRLGYCPEGEKFTCGKMPLQP